One part of the Candidatus Neomarinimicrobiota bacterium genome encodes these proteins:
- a CDS encoding alpha/beta hydrolase, which produces MKEKITRRELLKSLGLLSGVLLLNNGVNMNSDSVNFFKNQKREKHWYEFGFIDPILDQVFLYYLNHSWQKLADVGEVLQTVSKVDMSNPYSWAEEWMKTSERLENLAKEFESNGHNISAGECYLRSSNYFIAALHRYPNPYDKKIKKIAIRSFNNYKSGIKLLKLPIEVVNIPYEGKNLPGYLFKANVKGKAPILIVHQGRDGWAEQCKYIGEAANKRGMHCLIFDGPGIGKGLRILGLPFRPDWEKVITPVVDFVSNLKFVDRKRIGLMGISMGGSLTPRAVAFEKRISFCIANPGVYRWSDIIIGYLNQMISDFETQLEKGREYFNRLISQVAEKIPLIKWGIADTMWKHGVDNPYDLIIELKKYTNEDVVDKIKCKFLVVDSEKDEFSQAKLLYEKLKCPKDYLLFTEKEAAELHCQTGSLGISEERIFNWVEKNY; this is translated from the coding sequence ATGAAGGAAAAAATTACAAGAAGAGAATTATTGAAATCTCTTGGTTTATTAAGCGGTGTATTATTGTTGAACAATGGTGTGAACATGAACAGTGATTCTGTCAACTTTTTTAAAAATCAAAAAAGAGAAAAACACTGGTATGAATTTGGTTTTATTGATCCTATTCTAGATCAGGTCTTTTTATATTATCTGAATCATAGCTGGCAAAAGCTTGCTGATGTTGGAGAAGTATTGCAAACTGTCTCAAAAGTTGATATGTCAAATCCCTACTCATGGGCTGAGGAATGGATGAAAACTTCAGAAAGGCTTGAAAACCTAGCAAAAGAATTTGAATCCAATGGTCACAATATCAGTGCAGGCGAGTGTTATCTGCGTTCGTCAAATTACTTTATCGCTGCACTCCATAGATATCCGAATCCTTATGACAAAAAAATAAAAAAGATTGCTATAAGAAGTTTCAATAATTACAAAAGTGGGATTAAGCTTCTTAAATTACCTATTGAAGTAGTAAATATCCCTTATGAGGGAAAAAATCTCCCAGGTTATCTTTTTAAAGCAAATGTAAAAGGTAAAGCACCAATACTGATTGTTCATCAGGGAAGAGACGGCTGGGCAGAGCAATGTAAATATATCGGCGAAGCAGCCAATAAAAGAGGAATGCACTGTTTAATTTTTGACGGACCTGGGATTGGTAAAGGCTTAAGAATCCTTGGATTGCCTTTTAGACCGGACTGGGAAAAAGTAATAACTCCTGTCGTAGATTTTGTAAGTAATCTCAAATTTGTGGACAGAAAAAGAATCGGACTTATGGGTATAAGTATGGGCGGGTCACTGACACCGAGAGCAGTTGCATTTGAAAAAAGAATTAGCTTTTGTATTGCCAATCCGGGTGTTTACAGATGGAGTGATATAATAATAGGTTACTTAAATCAAATGATATCTGATTTTGAAACACAACTTGAGAAGGGGAGAGAATATTTCAACAGATTAATAAGCCAGGTAGCTGAAAAAATACCTTTGATAAAATGGGGCATAGCGGATACCATGTGGAAACATGGCGTTGACAACCCTTATGACCTTATTATTGAATTGAAAAAATATACCAATGAAGATGTTGTCGATAAAATAAAGTGCAAATTTTTGGTCGTAGATAGCGAAAAGGATGAATTCAGTCAGGCAAAACTTTTATATGAAAAGCTCAAATGCCCAAAAGATTATCTATTATTTACCGAAAAAGAGGCAGCAGAACTCCACTGTCAGACAGGTAGTCTGGGAATATCAGAGGAAAGGATATTTAATTGGGTGGAGAAAAACTATTAA
- a CDS encoding MBL fold metallo-hydrolase produces MVKLKFMGATGTVTGSKTLLEVDNSRFLIDCGMFQGLKKLRLMNWEDFPIDVNTIDKIILTHAHIDHSGYIPRLVKYGFRKEIIATSTTTDLCRIMLLDSAHLQEEDAEYANFKKFSKHTPALPLYTSEDAQKAIGLFNPLPYGKTIKLADNIDVTFRDAGHILGSAFADIRVKIKGNERRILFTGDLGRPGQPILRDPHTVFGTDYLIIESTYGNRLHERNNIKERLAEVINQSADRGGILVVPSFAVGRTQTLLFYIRELEKEGKIPLLPVYIDSPMAIEATNIFRKHFEDYDLESKVLEIGGEDIFQTSNLHFMKTREQSVSLNKLKSNAIIISASGMVTGGRILHHLERLLPDEKNTVLFIGYQAEGTRGRLILDRAETVKIHGKHIPVRAKVENITGFSAHADYNEILAWLSNFYNPPKKVFIIHGEPDQSKALASRINAMFGWETIIPNYLDEFEIV; encoded by the coding sequence ATGGTAAAATTAAAATTCATGGGAGCTACCGGAACTGTAACAGGCTCCAAAACACTCTTAGAAGTAGACAATTCCAGATTTTTAATTGATTGCGGTATGTTTCAGGGCTTAAAAAAATTAAGACTGATGAACTGGGAAGATTTTCCAATTGATGTAAACACAATAGATAAAATCATCCTGACACACGCTCATATAGACCATTCCGGATATATTCCAAGATTAGTAAAATATGGTTTTAGAAAAGAGATAATCGCAACCTCAACAACTACTGATCTATGCAGAATAATGCTATTGGATTCTGCTCATCTACAGGAGGAAGATGCCGAATATGCGAATTTCAAAAAGTTTTCAAAACACACTCCAGCATTGCCTCTTTATACCTCAGAAGATGCACAAAAAGCTATAGGCTTATTTAATCCACTACCTTATGGCAAAACAATAAAGCTAGCTGACAATATTGACGTTACCTTTAGAGATGCAGGACATATCCTTGGGTCTGCGTTCGCTGACATAAGGGTAAAGATAAAAGGCAATGAAAGAAGAATCCTATTTACAGGAGACCTTGGGAGACCGGGACAACCAATCCTAAGAGACCCACATACAGTATTTGGAACAGATTACCTTATAATAGAATCTACCTACGGAAATAGACTACATGAGCGAAATAATATAAAGGAAAGGTTGGCAGAAGTCATAAATCAAAGTGCGGATAGAGGTGGAATCCTCGTTGTACCGTCCTTCGCTGTCGGCAGAACCCAGACGCTACTCTTTTACATCAGAGAACTTGAGAAAGAGGGAAAAATCCCTTTGCTCCCTGTATACATAGATAGTCCCATGGCAATAGAAGCTACAAACATTTTTAGAAAACATTTTGAAGATTATGATCTCGAATCCAAAGTTCTTGAGATAGGGGGTGAAGATATATTTCAGACTAGTAATCTTCATTTTATGAAAACAAGAGAACAATCAGTATCCCTTAATAAACTTAAATCAAATGCCATTATAATTTCTGCAAGCGGTATGGTTACCGGTGGAAGAATCCTGCATCACCTCGAAAGATTACTTCCTGATGAAAAGAATACCGTTCTATTCATAGGATACCAAGCGGAAGGAACCAGGGGAAGATTGATACTCGATAGGGCAGAAACGGTAAAAATACATGGAAAACATATACCTGTTCGCGCAAAAGTTGAAAATATAACAGGATTTTCTGCCCATGCAGATTACAATGAAATACTTGCATGGCTATCTAATTTTTACAATCCACCTAAAAAAGTTTTTATAATCCACGGAGAGCCAGACCAATCTAAGGCACTTGCAAGCAGAATTAATGCAATGTTTGGCTGGGAAACTATCATCCCTAATTATCTCGATGAATTTGAAATAGTTTAA
- the tilS gene encoding tRNA lysidine(34) synthetase TilS, with amino-acid sequence MATLYSFFSRSIYKYKLISHNNRILIAVSGGIDSLVLTHLFKRLRNSSRYNIYIEAAHVRIPETRLDDTIIEKTKKYLEEWDVPFTILDGKIREGYEVGCYTCSKERRKRLITYYYQNKFNALAVGHNEDDYIETGLLNLIYHGNLLSLSIQEYMFNKTVNIIRPLIIVKKKWITSYAKENNIQINNFNCNYGEKSQRIWVRELIKNLSSHHRGFLTNLKNAIDKWNAQFQPGFIKYEYKGK; translated from the coding sequence ATGGCTACTTTGTATTCATTCTTCAGCCGTTCTATTTATAAATACAAATTAATAAGTCACAACAATAGAATTCTCATTGCAGTATCCGGTGGAATCGACAGCCTCGTTTTAACACACCTATTTAAAAGACTTCGTAACTCATCACGATATAATATATACATTGAAGCAGCACATGTTAGAATACCTGAGACGAGGCTTGATGACACAATTATAGAAAAAACCAAAAAATATTTAGAAGAATGGGACGTACCCTTCACTATACTGGATGGAAAAATACGAGAGGGATATGAAGTTGGTTGCTATACATGCTCAAAAGAAAGAAGAAAACGTCTGATCACTTATTATTATCAAAACAAATTTAATGCACTTGCAGTGGGGCATAATGAAGATGATTATATTGAAACTGGACTATTAAATCTTATATATCATGGGAATCTATTATCACTTTCAATTCAGGAATATATGTTTAATAAAACTGTCAATATTATAAGACCTTTGATTATAGTAAAGAAAAAATGGATAACAAGTTATGCTAAAGAAAATAATATCCAGATAAATAATTTTAACTGTAACTATGGAGAAAAAAGCCAGAGAATATGGGTAAGAGAATTAATCAAGAATTTATCTTCTCATCATAGAGGTTTTCTAACCAATCTTAAAAATGCAATTGATAAATGGAATGCTCAATTTCAACCGGGATTTATAAAATACGAATATAAGGGGAAATAA
- the ychF gene encoding redox-regulated ATPase YchF has translation MGFKCGIIGLPNVGKSTLFNALTNSSVPMEKYPFCTIEPHIGIVPLPDMRLEILKQVYKPQKVIPTTLQFVDIAGLVKGASKGEGLGNQFLSHIQSVDAIIHVVRCFQDNSISHIDSILDPQRDYEIVETEIILRDIEVVQNRINKISHRAKAGDQKTKKQLEILEKLLSLLNQGKLAKTYHASPEEIPFIKELGLLTTKPVIVVGNVSEDEIVSRTESEITKKFKEFTLSTGNIFLTLSAKLEYELSRLSDEEKKYFLKEWNLKEPGINELIRAGYSILELITFYTIESNICQAWTINRGTTAVKAAGIIHSSFEERFIKAEVRHWSLFEKVKSESKLREAGQIKIEGKDYIVQDGDIMTFKLRQ, from the coding sequence ATGGGATTCAAATGTGGAATAATCGGACTACCCAATGTTGGTAAATCAACACTTTTTAATGCTCTCACAAACTCTTCGGTACCAATGGAAAAATACCCTTTTTGCACAATAGAGCCGCACATTGGAATTGTTCCATTACCTGATATGCGGTTAGAAATATTAAAGCAGGTTTATAAACCTCAAAAAGTAATCCCAACAACCCTACAATTTGTAGATATAGCAGGGCTTGTCAAAGGTGCTTCAAAAGGGGAGGGGCTTGGTAACCAATTCTTAAGCCATATACAAAGTGTGGATGCGATTATACATGTAGTACGATGTTTTCAGGATAACAGTATTTCCCATATCGATTCTATACTTGATCCTCAAAGGGATTACGAAATTGTCGAGACAGAAATTATTCTACGAGATATCGAAGTAGTGCAAAACAGGATAAACAAGATATCACACAGAGCAAAAGCGGGTGACCAAAAAACAAAAAAACAGCTTGAAATTCTCGAGAAACTACTCTCTCTACTAAATCAGGGTAAACTTGCAAAGACGTACCATGCAAGCCCTGAAGAGATTCCGTTTATAAAAGAATTGGGTTTATTAACTACCAAACCTGTTATAGTAGTTGGAAATGTAAGTGAAGATGAAATAGTATCAAGAACGGAATCAGAAATAACAAAAAAATTCAAAGAATTTACACTTTCAACCGGCAATATATTTTTAACACTATCCGCTAAATTGGAGTATGAGCTTTCAAGATTATCGGATGAAGAGAAAAAATACTTTTTAAAAGAATGGAACCTGAAAGAACCTGGTATAAACGAACTTATCAGAGCAGGATACTCGATCCTTGAACTCATAACTTTCTACACAATAGAATCAAATATTTGCCAAGCGTGGACTATCAATCGAGGTACCACCGCTGTTAAAGCAGCTGGTATTATTCACTCAAGTTTTGAAGAAAGATTTATCAAAGCTGAGGTTAGGCATTGGTCTTTATTCGAGAAAGTAAAATCGGAGTCAAAGCTAAGAGAAGCGGGGCAAATCAAAATAGAGGGAAAAGACTACATTGTTCAGGACGGTGATATTATGACTTTTAAACTAAGACAATAA
- a CDS encoding CapA family protein has translation MKNLSIFLLLIIILAPLIAKDSVFVSIAFVGDIMVSESPPDSGKCLLAEAKPILEKADITIGNLEGVLCDSCHPRYKGKNAFNFRMPEYFADVLRWAGFDVMHIGNNHIRDFGDDGLRKTKRILTRSELKYIGLRGDVVNFRIKSVNVSIVGFSVYKDMYSLLDSNETVNVIRKLSKDFDILIVSFHGGREGKDAYLVPDSMEYFFGEPRGNLIKFSRWCIDNGADLVVGHGPHTPRKVELYKNRLIAYSLGNFCTWKRIKLNDNLGYAPLLWVELGEDGRFISGKIYSYVQYPPGGVRVDPENRAYRFMIDLSGEEFLKCGEFNY, from the coding sequence GTGAAAAATCTGAGCATATTTCTTTTATTAATCATTATCCTTGCTCCTCTTATAGCAAAAGATAGTGTATTTGTGAGTATTGCTTTTGTTGGCGATATAATGGTTAGTGAATCGCCACCTGATAGTGGCAAGTGTTTATTGGCTGAAGCTAAACCGATACTTGAGAAAGCTGATATAACCATAGGGAATCTTGAAGGTGTTCTATGTGATAGTTGTCATCCAAGATACAAAGGTAAGAATGCCTTCAATTTCCGTATGCCAGAGTATTTTGCAGATGTTTTGAGATGGGCTGGTTTTGATGTTATGCATATCGGGAATAATCACATAAGAGATTTTGGAGATGATGGACTAAGAAAGACAAAAAGGATTTTGACTCGGTCAGAGCTAAAATATATTGGATTGCGGGGGGATGTTGTAAATTTTAGAATAAAAAGCGTAAATGTTTCTATTGTGGGCTTCAGTGTTTATAAGGATATGTATAGTCTTCTGGACAGTAACGAGACAGTAAACGTGATAAGAAAATTGAGTAAGGATTTTGATATTTTAATTGTGTCCTTTCATGGGGGGAGAGAAGGTAAAGATGCATATCTTGTCCCTGATAGTATGGAGTATTTTTTCGGTGAGCCGAGGGGGAATCTGATAAAATTTTCCAGATGGTGTATTGATAACGGAGCGGATCTTGTTGTGGGACATGGTCCTCATACCCCCAGAAAGGTTGAGCTATATAAGAACCGTCTGATCGCATATAGTCTTGGGAATTTTTGTACATGGAAACGGATTAAGCTCAATGACAATTTGGGATACGCCCCTCTTTTATGGGTTGAGCTTGGCGAAGATGGAAGGTTTATATCGGGTAAAATATATTCGTATGTCCAGTATCCGCCTGGTGGGGTTCGTGTTGACCCGGAAAATAGAGCCTACAGATTCATGATTGATCTATCTGGTGAGGAATTTCTAAAATGTGGAGAGTTCAATTATTAA
- a CDS encoding NAD(P)/FAD-dependent oxidoreductase, with the protein MNNLFDVILIGAGPANLFAADVLAEENLTVLVIEKGDTPDKRKNVSYGVGGAGVFSDGKLNLTHRIGGDPSSFGRSADEVEEIINKIDSTFTELGVEGGYSKTDGQKLNELLKKSSAAGVEFIYSKQRHIGTDRLNIVAKNFYDKLLSKGIEFSVNSEVIDIKKVDGLFNVICKDGSYKAKALIAAPGRAGAYWLREVARKLGVRTVYGPIDVGIRVEFPAIIYAEIAEVMYDAKFRFYTKSYDDLVRTFCTNPNGYIVKEEYDEFVLVNGHAKWGSKTDNTNFALLSRVVLTDPVEDTTKYGRDIARLATTIGGGRPIIQRLTDFISRRRSTPGRLSKSTITPTLLDATPGDIAMAFPHRIVKNLIEGLELLDKVIYGLNSSNTLLYAPEIKFYDTRYIVNKFMETNLKNFFVAGDASGHSRGIVYSAVTGIFAAKGVLRNLSKR; encoded by the coding sequence ATGAATAATCTGTTTGATGTAATTTTAATCGGTGCAGGTCCAGCAAATCTTTTCGCTGCTGATGTTCTTGCTGAGGAAAATCTGACTGTACTTGTTATTGAAAAAGGGGATACCCCTGATAAGAGGAAGAATGTGAGTTATGGCGTCGGTGGGGCTGGAGTATTTTCAGACGGAAAATTAAACCTTACTCATAGGATAGGTGGAGACCCTTCGAGTTTTGGTCGATCAGCTGATGAAGTAGAGGAGATAATAAATAAGATCGACTCCACTTTTACAGAACTTGGTGTGGAAGGAGGTTATTCAAAGACAGATGGACAGAAGCTTAACGAACTTTTAAAGAAATCATCTGCTGCCGGGGTAGAGTTTATTTATTCCAAGCAGAGACATATAGGGACTGATAGGCTGAATATTGTAGCTAAAAATTTTTATGATAAGCTTTTATCAAAGGGTATAGAGTTTTCAGTCAATAGCGAAGTCATAGATATTAAGAAAGTGGATGGTTTGTTTAATGTTATATGTAAAGATGGAAGCTATAAAGCAAAAGCTCTAATTGCAGCACCGGGCAGAGCAGGAGCTTACTGGTTAAGAGAGGTCGCCAGAAAGCTTGGAGTTAGGACGGTCTATGGTCCTATAGATGTAGGCATAAGGGTTGAATTCCCAGCTATTATTTATGCCGAGATTGCCGAGGTTATGTATGATGCGAAATTTCGATTTTATACTAAATCATACGATGATCTGGTTAGAACCTTTTGTACGAACCCCAATGGTTATATAGTAAAAGAGGAGTATGATGAATTTGTACTCGTCAATGGACATGCGAAATGGGGTTCGAAAACTGATAATACAAATTTTGCATTGCTATCAAGAGTGGTATTAACTGATCCTGTGGAAGATACAACAAAATATGGGAGAGATATTGCCAGACTTGCAACTACTATTGGTGGAGGTAGACCAATTATACAACGTTTGACGGACTTCATATCTAGAAGGCGTTCGACGCCTGGGAGGCTTTCAAAGTCTACTATAACTCCGACTCTTCTTGATGCAACCCCCGGTGATATAGCAATGGCTTTTCCCCATAGAATAGTGAAAAATTTAATCGAGGGTCTGGAGCTACTTGATAAAGTAATATATGGTTTGAATTCCAGTAATACTCTATTATATGCTCCAGAGATTAAATTTTATGATACAAGGTATATTGTTAATAAATTTATGGAAACGAATTTGAAAAACTTTTTCGTGGCGGGAGATGCCAGTGGGCACAGCAGAGGAATAGTTTATTCGGCAGTCACAGGTATCTTTGCTGCAAAAGGCGTATTAAGGAATCTTTCTAAGAGATAG
- a CDS encoding GAF domain-containing protein, protein MNKEKYFTQVQQEICSLLEKNLCVNDARKRICEILRKIPGYDWVGFYIADNEKQILILDQFVGEQTEHVKIPFGKGICGQSAISSKSLVVKDVSKEDNYIACSYDVKSEIVIPIFKDGVFVAQLDIDSHNSGNFDNVDKEYLEKICDKISCLF, encoded by the coding sequence ATGAATAAAGAAAAATATTTCACACAAGTTCAGCAGGAGATCTGTTCGTTACTTGAAAAAAATCTTTGTGTAAATGATGCTCGTAAGAGAATATGTGAAATTTTACGTAAAATTCCTGGATATGACTGGGTTGGTTTTTACATTGCTGATAATGAAAAGCAGATTTTAATTCTGGATCAGTTTGTGGGAGAACAGACTGAACATGTGAAAATTCCGTTCGGCAAAGGTATATGTGGTCAATCGGCAATAAGTAGTAAAAGTCTTGTAGTTAAAGATGTATCCAAAGAAGATAATTATATCGCTTGTAGTTATGATGTAAAATCGGAAATAGTGATACCTATTTTCAAGGATGGAGTGTTTGTTGCACAGCTTGATATAGATTCTCACAATTCAGGAAATTTTGATAATGTTGATAAGGAATATTTAGAGAAAATTTGTGATAAAATTTCCTGTTTGTTCTAA
- a CDS encoding S41 family peptidase, with protein MRKILKRSSLIAIISLFVIFLIIYGHRIIASVNDLRLKLDVFNDILRIINDQYVEKPDWDELMEGAFRGMLERLDPHSVYISAEELKDIQEQFEGKFEGIGIEYDILDGYITVIAPIAGSPSDKAGLQPGDKIIKINGESAYGITREDVYKKLRGPKGTKVTITIRRKGSEDFDVVIIRDEIPIYSVPAYFMVDDSTGYIMITRFSSTTSDELEKALQELEKKGMKRLLLDLRNNGGGLLDQAIKVADKFIPGREVIVYTKGRIESANQVFYTMDDDHHPLFPLIVLINRGSASASEIVAGAVQDLDRGLIVGEVSFGKGLVQRQYPMKDGSAVRITVAKYYTPSGRLIQRPYENGTIDYFRSLADENRDSIMTEKATEELPKYLTKHGRVVYGGGGIIPDYHIKYKVELNSETIRLVRSPERFIFEYANSLVKQDKFKSIDEMSFFYEHVIDDSLYLEFKDFVMGEDSTFNFDKIDKDKEYLKTLIKAEIAKEMWGYNSYYKVLRISDNQVMESITYFQEAKEMILRYK; from the coding sequence ATGAGAAAAATACTTAAGCGATCATCATTAATAGCCATAATTTCCCTTTTTGTAATCTTTTTAATCATCTACGGACATAGGATAATTGCATCTGTTAATGATCTACGATTAAAGCTGGATGTCTTTAATGATATATTGAGAATTATTAACGATCAGTATGTTGAAAAACCTGACTGGGATGAGCTGATGGAGGGGGCATTCAGGGGTATGTTGGAACGACTTGATCCACATTCTGTTTATATTTCAGCTGAGGAACTGAAGGATATACAGGAGCAATTTGAGGGTAAGTTTGAGGGAATAGGTATAGAGTATGATATACTTGATGGTTATATAACAGTGATAGCTCCAATTGCTGGTAGTCCGTCAGATAAGGCAGGGTTGCAACCAGGTGATAAGATAATTAAGATTAATGGAGAGTCTGCATATGGGATCACACGGGAGGATGTTTATAAGAAATTAAGGGGACCAAAGGGTACAAAAGTCACAATTACAATTAGAAGAAAGGGGAGTGAAGATTTTGATGTAGTAATTATAAGAGATGAGATACCGATTTATAGTGTGCCTGCATATTTTATGGTCGATGATTCAACAGGTTATATAATGATTACAAGATTTAGTAGTACCACTTCTGATGAACTCGAAAAGGCGTTGCAAGAGTTAGAGAAGAAAGGAATGAAACGGTTATTGCTGGATCTAAGAAATAATGGTGGTGGACTGCTAGATCAGGCGATAAAAGTAGCTGATAAGTTTATACCCGGTAGGGAAGTAATTGTATACACAAAGGGCAGGATTGAGAGCGCAAATCAGGTTTTTTATACAATGGATGATGATCATCACCCTCTTTTTCCTTTGATTGTTTTGATAAATAGAGGCTCTGCAAGTGCAAGTGAAATTGTCGCCGGTGCTGTCCAGGATCTTGATAGGGGGTTGATAGTTGGTGAGGTGAGCTTTGGTAAGGGACTAGTTCAGAGACAATATCCAATGAAGGATGGCTCTGCTGTGAGAATAACTGTAGCGAAGTATTACACACCAAGTGGTAGGCTTATTCAAAGACCTTATGAAAACGGAACTATAGATTATTTTAGATCACTTGCCGATGAGAACAGGGATTCCATAATGACTGAAAAAGCAACTGAAGAGTTGCCAAAATATTTAACAAAACATGGAAGAGTAGTTTATGGAGGTGGTGGAATAATTCCCGATTATCATATAAAATATAAAGTGGAGCTTAATAGTGAAACTATTAGGCTTGTTAGGTCACCAGAAAGATTTATTTTTGAATATGCAAATAGTCTAGTGAAGCAGGATAAATTCAAGTCTATAGATGAGATGTCTTTTTTTTATGAGCATGTGATTGATGATTCTCTTTATTTGGAGTTTAAAGATTTTGTAATGGGTGAAGACTCAACGTTTAATTTCGACAAAATCGATAAGGATAAAGAATATTTAAAGACCCTAATAAAAGCTGAAATTGCAAAAGAAATGTGGGGTTATAATAGCTATTATAAGGTTTTGAGGATAAGTGATAATCAGGTTATGGAATCAATCACTTATTTCCAGGAAGCAAAAGAAATGATATTGCGATATAAATAA
- a CDS encoding MotA/TolQ/ExbB proton channel family protein: MLIELFVKGGIFMWPILILFIFGLAIVFERVYTLTKASVGTKRFLTRVKAALEEGGINAALKVCEETPGPIAEIFHAGLSRADEGSEAVEKAIESAGSIEMAFLERGMIWLATVVTLAPMLGFTGTVSGMVRAFSDIEKANDISPSIVAGGISEALLTTLFGLVVAIIIQFFHNLFVSQVDKIIIDMEESSISLVETISKLQKKKE; the protein is encoded by the coding sequence ATGCTTATTGAATTATTCGTAAAAGGCGGTATCTTTATGTGGCCAATATTGATCCTGTTTATATTTGGCCTGGCAATAGTGTTCGAAAGAGTATATACTTTGACAAAAGCATCGGTAGGTACAAAGAGGTTTTTAACAAGAGTTAAGGCAGCTTTAGAAGAAGGTGGTATTAATGCTGCTTTAAAGGTATGTGAAGAGACTCCTGGTCCGATAGCTGAGATTTTCCATGCAGGTTTATCCAGAGCAGATGAGGGTAGTGAAGCTGTTGAGAAAGCTATAGAAAGCGCAGGTTCCATTGAGATGGCATTTCTTGAAAGAGGTATGATATGGCTTGCTACCGTTGTTACATTAGCACCAATGTTAGGGTTTACAGGGACAGTTTCTGGTATGGTTAGAGCATTTAGTGATATAGAAAAAGCGAATGATATTTCCCCATCGATTGTTGCTGGTGGTATTTCAGAAGCTCTATTAACCACTCTATTTGGACTTGTGGTAGCGATTATTATACAATTTTTCCATAATCTTTTTGTATCCCAAGTCGATAAAATCATCATTGATATGGAAGAAAGTTCAATTAGTTTAGTTGAAACCATATCTAAACTGCAAAAAAAGAAAGAGTAA
- a CDS encoding biopolymer transporter ExbD, with amino-acid sequence MALIKKKPRKSEIPTASLADIAFLILIFFLVSTTIDMDKGLGLVLPAKGQEIKVRSENICNLLIDAQGNILLDKKEIDIKDIKPKVESMLAKNPKLIISVKSHPRTDYQVYISVIDQLKQAKATRISIAE; translated from the coding sequence ATGGCTTTAATAAAGAAAAAGCCAAGAAAGAGTGAAATACCCACTGCATCCTTGGCTGATATTGCATTTCTAATTTTGATTTTTTTTCTTGTTTCCACAACTATAGATATGGATAAAGGTCTTGGGTTGGTTTTACCTGCGAAAGGACAGGAAATAAAAGTAAGGTCCGAGAATATTTGCAATTTATTAATAGATGCACAGGGGAATATTTTGCTGGATAAGAAGGAAATAGATATAAAGGATATTAAACCAAAAGTGGAGTCAATGTTAGCCAAAAATCCAAAGCTAATAATTTCAGTAAAATCTCACCCAAGAACTGATTACCAAGTTTATATTTCAGTAATTGATCAACTTAAGCAGGCAAAAGCAACAAGGATTTCTATAGCCGAATAA
- a CDS encoding biopolymer transporter ExbD: MRFKAKHKAETEIPTASLPDIIFMLLLFFMVSSVLRQYEGLNVVLPSAKQIEKLETKRHVSYIWISKGGLISIDGKLVEIKSIRNIMYEKRVSDPQLIVSIRADKQVKMGLIAQVHNELREADALKVNYSSKTAL, encoded by the coding sequence ATGCGATTTAAAGCAAAACATAAAGCGGAGACCGAGATACCAACAGCGTCTCTCCCTGATATCATTTTTATGTTGTTACTGTTTTTTATGGTCTCATCGGTTCTACGTCAATACGAGGGATTAAATGTTGTATTACCATCGGCGAAACAAATTGAGAAACTTGAGACCAAAAGACACGTTTCTTATATCTGGATATCAAAAGGTGGACTGATTTCTATAGATGGAAAATTGGTTGAAATAAAGAGTATCAGAAACATTATGTATGAAAAGCGTGTTAGCGATCCTCAGTTAATAGTATCGATAAGGGCTGATAAACAGGTGAAAATGGGGTTAATAGCTCAGGTACATAATGAATTAAGAGAAGCTGATGCGTTAAAAGTTAATTATTCTTCAAAGACTGCTTTATAG